One Phycisphaerae bacterium RAS2 DNA window includes the following coding sequences:
- a CDS encoding acyl-CoA thioesterase YbgC, translated as MRAYECRFVVGFEETNLVGNVYYANHVRWQGRCREMFLRDHAPEVLDELRRGLALVTTRVSCEYLAELTAFDEVLIRMRLAGLTQNQVTMKFEYYRIRGGREELAARGEQQIACMRRRGDEVVPEPLTDGLRKALSAYAE; from the coding sequence ATGCGGGCGTATGAGTGCCGGTTCGTCGTTGGGTTCGAAGAGACGAACCTCGTCGGGAACGTTTACTACGCAAATCACGTGCGATGGCAGGGCCGCTGCCGGGAAATGTTTCTGCGCGATCACGCACCCGAAGTGCTCGACGAGCTGCGCCGAGGCCTGGCGCTGGTGACGACGCGCGTGTCCTGCGAATACCTCGCGGAGCTGACGGCTTTCGACGAGGTGCTCATTCGCATGCGGCTGGCCGGCCTCACGCAGAACCAGGTCACGATGAAGTTCGAGTACTACCGCATTCGGGGCGGGCGCGAGGAATTGGCCGCTCGCGGCGAGCAGCAGATTGCCTGCATGCGCCGCCGAGGCGATGAGGTCGTGCCCGAACCGCTGACCGATGGCCTGCGCAAAGCGCTTTCCGCCTACGCAGAGTAA